A stretch of Apostichopus japonicus isolate 1M-3 chromosome 9, ASM3797524v1, whole genome shotgun sequence DNA encodes these proteins:
- the LOC139973473 gene encoding uncharacterized protein: MIRKLCNVFEVLLFFWTTGCLFSQRVDALQTINDNTGDSSVGSSFFFYQQSNYPRDCREVQEQCSSHNSTGVFMIKPDSYLEPFEVYCDNAESSAGWTVIQRRIDGAIDFSRDWNSYKSGFGFLSQEFWLGNEKISYLTNQKKYQLVIEMTSSNGSLIRVSYDNSRISDEFSNFKLFSLGHFSGRTDVITLCPYNMVYINCSNSCQRTSGAPEMCQDGVCNKAEDCVCSDGYFMKGSNCVPQKQCGCYESEGQTVIPEGGSYVNPGCTRKGVCTNGQITWDEEYACSPNAVCDVRDNIRQCYCTGGYRGDGENCTRPPRDCQEIYEDGSEDNDIYRIKPTGWTGEAFEVYCNMTDGGGWTVFQRRVDGTEDFYLGWDSYKNGFGELDHEFWLGNDKLSNLTNQKRYEIRIDLVHSDGTPYYAKFDNFRINDESDKYRLSQLGTYSGTADSRSNPDGYALRYHLNYQFTTKDSDNDAYSNNCAVYYHGAWWYNSCEYSNLNGNYHAGQGSYTSPYWNYLPGSDYNLKYSEMKIRPFPQVV, encoded by the exons ATGATCAGAAAATTGTGCAACGTTTTTGaagttttgcttttcttttggaCAACAGGCTGCCTCTTTTCACAACGAGTG GATGCTCTACAGACAATCAATGACAACACTGGTGATAGTAGTGTAG GTTCGTCGTTTTTCTTCTACCAACAATCGAATTACCCGAGAGATTGCAGAGAAGTCCAGGAGCAATGTTCATCTCATAACTCTACTGGTGTCTTCATGATCAAACCAGATAGCTATCTAGAGCCTTTTGAGGTTTACTGTGATAACGCAGAGAGTTCTGCTGGATGGACG GTAATACAACGTCGCATTGACGGTGCCATCGACTTCAGCCGTGACTGGAACAGCTACAAGTCTGGCTTCGGCTTTTTATCTCAGGAATTCTGGCTCGGTAATGAGAAGATTTCTTACTTGACCAATCAAAAGAAGTATCAATTGGTGAttgagatgacgtcatcaaatggtTCCTTAATCCGGGTTTCTTACGACAACTCCCGCATTAGTGATGAGTTCAGCAACTTCAAGTTGTTCAGTCTCGGACATTTTTCTGGAAGAACAG ACGTTATAACCCTTTGCCCCTACAACATGGTCTATATAAACTGCAGTAACTCCTGTCAGCGAACTTCTGGTGCTCCAGAAATGTGTCAGGATGGGGTCTGTAATAAAGCCGAAGACTGTGTTTGTTCCGATGGCTACTTCATGAAGGGATCAAACTGTGTACCTCAAAAACAGTGTGGATGTTACGAATCAGAGGGACAAACAGTTATTCCA GAAGGTGGGTCTTACGTGAACCCTGGATGTACAAGAAAAGGTGTTTGTACCAACGGACAGATCACGTGGGATGAAGAATATGCATGCAGTCCTAACGCAGTTTGTGACGTCAGGGACAACATAAGACAATGCTATTGTACTGGTGGCTACAGAGGGGATGGTGAAAATTGCACGAGACCACCTAGAGATTGTCAGGAAATTTACGAGGATGGATCCGAGGATAACGATATATACAGAATCAAACCAACCGGGTGGACCGGGGAGGCCTTTGAGGTTTACTGcaacatgactgacggaggaggatggacg GTTTTTCAACGTCGTGTGGATGGAACCGAGGATTTCTACCTCGGATGGGACAGCTACAAAAATGGTTTTGGAGAATTAGACCACGAgttttggcttggaaatgataaGCTTTCTAACTTGACCAATCAAAAGAGATATGAAATTAGGATTGATCTGGTGCACAGTGATGGTACTCCGTACTATGCCAAGTTTGACAACTTCCGGATTAATGACGAAAGCGATAAATATCGGTTATCTCAACTTGGAACCTACAGTGGAACAGCGG ACTCCCGCAGCAACCCTGATGGTTATGCTCTTCGATATCACCTCAACTACCAGTTCACTACCAAAGACAGTGACAACGATGCCTATAGTAATAACTGTGCTGTGTATTATCACGGTGCCTGGTGGTACAATAGTTGTGAATATTCCAACCTCAATGGGAACTACCATGCCGGCCAAGGTAGTTATACCAGTCCTTATTGGAATTACTTACCCGGCAGTGATTATAACCTCAAATATTCAGAAATGAAGATTCGTCCCTTTCCGCAGGTAGTTTGA
- the LOC139974078 gene encoding uncharacterized protein, whose translation MENQRRELFCVNFFTLLVGCNVLALITASPDVTDQSSSLSYFIFPSTEYPKDCHEILNTCSNTQNASGVYKIKPAGFPEAFEVYCDNDLDSDGWTVIQRRTNGFINFNRNWLDYKHGFGFLGSEFWLGNEKIAHLTNQKKYQLRLDLTNAAGHSYHVTYDDFRIVGEWSQYSIQSLGDEGGNAGPFIEWCPSNTKFANSTCERRCTEPNTCIPLASMESGRCICPDGYMIQGEDCIPESQCGCFVQEKGSVLNDGESFVNSDCTSRVNCSDNRLIHEDDYRCSDDATCQERDGVQRCICNDRFEGDGITCIRKRPLKDCYEIYNTGIHTDGVYTIYPTGWEDSGFQVYCEMSTDGGGWTVLQRRRSGSVNFYRGWNAYRNGFGSLSGDHWLGNDKIHDHTTQKTYQLKVDLTDSAGSQYYALYSRFSIGDEDDKYTLSLGSFSGNAGYNSMGSNSGDPFSTRDRDNDGTDDCNCAQRHQGAWWYPRRYHNDTNHCFKWYGKGYYRHCTYANLNGDYQYSDYRGIFWYKLSGNDCGIAGTKMRIRPVG comes from the exons ATGGAGAACCAAAGAAGGGAACTTTTCTGCGTCAACTTTTTCACATTGTTGGTGGGATGCAATGTCCTTGCATTAATAACG GCTTCTCCTGACGTCACAGATCAATCATCGA GTTTATCTTACTTTATATTTCCATCAACCGAGTACCCGAAAGATTGCCACGAAATCCTCAATACATGTTCAAATACCCAAAATGCATCTGGTGTCTACAAAATCAAACCTGCTGGTTTCCCAGAGGCGTTCGAAGTGTACTGTGATAACGACTTAGACAGTGATGGATGGACG GTAATACAGCGACGGACGAATGGATTCATCAACTTTAATCGGAATTGGTTAGATTACAAGCACGGTTTTGGATTTTTGGGAAGTGAATTTTGgttaggaaatgaaaaaatcgcTCACCTAACAAATCAAAAGAAGTATCAACTTCGTTTGGACTTAACGAATGCTGCAGGGCACTCGTATCACGTGACCTACGACGATTTTCGTATCGTTGGTGAATGGAGCCAATATTCTATTCAAAGTCTTGGAGACGAAGGTGGCAATGCAG GTCCATTTATTGAGTGGTGTCCATCGAATACGAAGTTTGCTAACAGTACATGTGAGAGACGTTGTACCGAACCAAATACGTGTATCCCCTTAGCATCTATGGAATCAGGCAGATGCATCTGTCCAGACGGTTATATGATACAAGGAGAGGACTGCATACCTGAAAGTCAGTGTGGATGCTTTGTACAAGAAAAGGGAAGTGTGCTTAAT GACGGTGAATCATTTGTCAATTCTGACTGTACTTCCCGTGTTAACTGCAGCGATAATCGGCTGATTCATGAAGATGACTACCGGTGTAGTGACGATGCAACGTGTCAGGAGAGAGACGGTGTGCAAAGATGTATTTGCAACGATAGATTTGAAGGAGATGGGATAACGTGTATTCGGAAAAGACCCCTGAAGGATTGCTACGAGATATACAATACAGGGATCCATACCGATGGGGTTTATACCATCTATCCTACTGGCTGGGAGGACTCTGGCTTCCAAGTCTACTGTGAGATGTCAAcagacggaggaggatggact GTTCTCCAGCGAAGGAGGTCTGGTTCAGTTAACTTCTATCGTGGTTGGAATGCGTACAGGAACGGGTTTGGAAGTCTAAGCGGTGATCACTGGCTTGGTAACGACAAGATTCACGACCATACAACTCAGAAGACCTACCAACTTAAGGTGGATCTGACAGATTCAGCTGGTTCACAGTACTACGCCCTCTACTCCAGATTCAGCATTGGAGATGAGGATGACAAATATACGCTCTCTTTAGGCTCGTTCTCTGGAAATGCAG GTTATAACTCTATGGGCTCGAATTCCGGAGATCCGTTCAGCACGCGCGATAGGGACAACGATGGCACGGATGATTGCAACTGTGCACAGAGGCATCAAGGTGCATGGTGGTACCCTCGTCGTTATCATAATGATACCAATCATTGCTTTAAATGGTATGGAAAGGGATATTACCGCCATTGCACTTATGCTAACCTCAACGGAGACTACCAGTACAGCGACTACCGCGGAATCTTTTGGTATAAACTTTCTGGGAACGATTGCGGTATCGCGGGCACAAAAATGAGGATACGACCAGTTGGATAA